In Mongoliitalea daihaiensis, one DNA window encodes the following:
- a CDS encoding beta strand repeat-containing protein has translation MTFTGGVATIELTLTATGLGTCGDAVDTMILTISENPAANAGADDELCIDEVSYTLAGATAVNGTVQWSTSGSGSFDDVTGINAVYTPSAADFESGQVQLTITVTGAGGTATDTMVLTLYRLATSNAGPDAVIAAGSSYTLSGATATNFGTVTWSAASGTFNNANALNPTFTPDLTALTFVNGEATVTLTLTATGLGTCGDAVDTMILTISENPAANAGADDELCIDEVSYTLAGATAVNGTVQWSTSGSGSFDDVTAINAVYTPSAADFESGQVQLTITVTGAGGTATDTMVLTLYRLATSNAGPDAVIAAGSSYTLSGATASNFAGLTWSAASGTFNNANALNATYTPDLGSLTFTGGVATVELTLTATGLGTCGDAVDTMILTISENPAANAGADDELCIDEVSYTLAGATAVNGTVQWSTSGSGSFDDVTAINAVYTPSAADFESGQVQLTITVTGAGGTATDTMVLTLYRLATSNAGPDAVIAAGSSYTLSGATASNFAGLTWSAASGTFNNANALNATYTPDLGSLTFTGGVATIELTLTATGLGTCGDAVDTMILTISENPAANAGADDELCIDEVSYTLAGATAVNGTVQWSTSGSGSFDDVTAINAVYTPSAADFESGQVQLTITVTGAGGTATDTMVLTLYRLATSNAGPDAVIAAGSSYTLSGATASNFAGLTWSAASGTFNNANALNATYTPDLGSLTFTGGVATIELTLTATGLGTCGDAVDTMVLTISENPAANAGADDELCIDEVSYTLAGATAVNGTVQWSTSGSGSFDDVTAINAVYTPSAADFESGQVQLTITVTGAGGTATDTMVLTLYRLATSNAGPDAVIAAGSSYTLSGATASNFAGLTWSAASGTFNNANALNATYTPDLGSLTFTGGVATIELTLTATGLGTCGDAVDTMVLTISENPAANAGADDELCIDEVSYTLAGATAVNGTVQWSTSGSGSFDDVTAINAVYTPSAADFESGQVQLTITVTGAGGTATDTMVLTLYRLATSNAGPDAVIAAGSSFTLSGATATNFGTVTWSAASGTFNNANALNPTFTPDLTALTFVNGEATVTLTLTASGLGTCGDAVDTMILTISENPAANAGADDELYR, from the coding sequence TTGACCTTTACAGGTGGAGTAGCCACGATAGAATTGACCTTAACAGCAACAGGTCTTGGTACTTGCGGTGATGCGGTAGACACGATGATCTTGACGATCAGCGAGAATCCAGCTGCGAATGCGGGCGCTGATGATGAGTTGTGTATAGATGAAGTAAGCTACACGTTGGCAGGTGCTACGGCAGTGAACGGCACGGTACAGTGGAGCACAAGTGGCAGCGGAAGCTTTGACGATGTAACAGGAATCAACGCTGTGTACACGCCAAGTGCTGCAGACTTTGAAAGCGGACAGGTACAGTTGACGATCACGGTTACAGGAGCAGGTGGAACGGCTACAGATACGATGGTGCTGACCTTGTACAGACTGGCCACATCGAATGCAGGCCCTGATGCAGTAATTGCAGCAGGCAGCAGCTATACCCTAAGCGGAGCTACGGCTACGAACTTCGGAACAGTTACCTGGAGTGCAGCAAGCGGCACGTTCAACAATGCGAACGCGTTGAACCCTACATTCACTCCTGATTTAACAGCCTTGACGTTTGTTAACGGTGAAGCGACAGTAACGCTTACCCTGACAGCAACAGGTCTTGGTACTTGCGGTGATGCGGTAGATACGATGATCTTGACGATCAGCGAGAATCCTGCTGCGAATGCAGGCGCTGATGATGAATTGTGTATAGATGAAGTGAGCTACACGTTGGCAGGTGCTACGGCAGTGAACGGCACGGTACAGTGGAGCACAAGTGGCAGCGGAAGCTTTGACGATGTGACAGCGATCAATGCTGTGTACACGCCAAGTGCTGCAGACTTTGAAAGTGGACAGGTACAGTTGACGATCACGGTAACGGGTGCAGGAGGAACAGCAACAGACACGATGGTGCTGACCTTGTACAGACTGGCCACATCGAATGCCGGACCTGATGCAGTAATTGCAGCAGGCAGTAGCTATACCCTATCAGGAGCAACTGCAAGCAACTTTGCAGGCTTGACCTGGAGTGCAGCAAGCGGTACGTTCAACAATGCGAACGCGTTGAATGCGACGTATACGCCAGACCTAGGTTCCTTGACCTTTACAGGTGGAGTAGCCACGGTAGAATTAACCTTAACAGCAACAGGTCTTGGTACTTGCGGTGATGCGGTAGATACGATGATCTTGACGATCAGCGAGAATCCTGCTGCGAATGCAGGCGCTGATGATGAATTGTGTATAGATGAAGTGAGCTACACGTTGGCAGGTGCTACGGCAGTGAACGGCACGGTACAGTGGAGCACGAGCGGCAGCGGAAGCTTTGACGATGTGACAGCGATCAATGCTGTTTACACGCCAAGTGCTGCAGACTTCGAAAGTGGACAGGTACAGTTGACCATCACGGTAACGGGTGCAGGAGGAACAGCAACAGACACGATGGTGCTGACCTTGTACAGACTGGCCACATCGAATGCCGGACCTGATGCAGTAATTGCAGCAGGCAGCAGCTATACCCTATCAGGAGCAACTGCAAGCAACTTTGCAGGCTTGACCTGGAGTGCAGCAAGTGGCACGTTCAACAATGCGAATGCGTTGAATGCGACGTATACGCCAGACCTAGGTTCCTTGACCTTTACAGGTGGAGTTGCTACGATAGAATTGACCTTAACAGCAACAGGTCTTGGTACTTGCGGTGATGCGGTAGACACGATGATCTTGACGATCAGCGAGAATCCTGCTGCGAATGCGGGCGCTGATGATGAATTGTGTATAGATGAAGTGAGCTACACGTTGGCAGGTGCTACGGCAGTGAACGGCACGGTACAGTGGAGCACGAGCGGCAGCGGAAGCTTTGACGATGTAACAGCGATCAATGCTGTTTACACGCCAAGTGCTGCAGACTTCGAAAGTGGACAGGTACAGTTGACCATCACGGTAACGGGTGCAGGAGGAACAGCAACAGACACGATGGTGCTGACCTTGTACAGACTGGCCACATCGAATGCCGGACCTGATGCAGTAATTGCAGCAGGCAGCAGCTATACCCTATCAGGAGCAACTGCAAGCAACTTTGCAGGCTTGACCTGGAGTGCAGCAAGTGGCACGTTCAACAATGCGAATGCGTTGAATGCGACGTATACGCCAGACCTAGGTTCCTTGACCTTTACAGGTGGAGTTGCTACGATAGAATTGACCTTAACAGCAACAGGTCTTGGTACTTGCGGTGATGCAGTGGATACGATGGTATTGACGATCAGCGAGAATCCTGCTGCGAATGCGGGCGCTGATGATGAATTGTGTATAGATGAAGTGAGCTACACGTTGGCAGGTGCTACGGCAGTGAACGGCACGGTACAGTGGAGCACAAGTGGCAGCGGAAGCTTTGATGATGTAACAGCGATCAACGCTGTTTACACGCCAAGTGCTGCAGACTTCGAAAGCGGACAGGTACAGTTGACGATCACGGTGACAGGAGCAGGAGGAACAGCAACAGACACGATGGTGCTGACCTTGTACAGACTGGCCACATCGAATGCCGGACCTGATGCAGTAATTGCAGCAGGCAGCAGCTATACCCTATCAGGAGCAACTGCAAGCAACTTTGCAGGCTTGACCTGGAGTGCAGCAAGTGGCACGTTCAACAATGCGAATGCGTTGAATGCGACGTATACGCCAGACCTAGGTTCCTTGACCTTTACAGGTGGAGTTGCTACGATAGAATTGACCTTAACAGCAACAGGTCTTGGTACTTGCGGTGATGCAGTAGATACGATGGTATTGACGATCAGCGAGAATCCAGCTGCGAATGCGGGCGCTGATGATGAGTTGTGTATAGATGAAGTGAGCTACACGTTGGCAGGTGCTACGGCAGTGAACGGCACGGTACAGTGGAGCACAAGCGGCAGCGGAAGCTTTGACGATGTGACAGCGATCAATGCTGTGTACACGCCAAGTGCTGCAGACTTTGAAAGCGGACAGGTACAGTTGACGATCACGGTAACGGGTGCAGGTGGAACAGCAACAGATACGATGGTGCTGACCTTGTACAGACTTGCCACATCGAATGCAGGTCCTGATGCGGTAATTGCAGCAGGCAGCAGCTTCACATTGAGTGGAGCAACAGCTACGAACTTCGGAACAGTTACCTGGAGTGCAGCAAGTGGCACGTTCAACAATGCGAACGCGTTGAACCCTACATTCACTCCTGACTTAACAGCCTTGACGTTTGTCAACGGTGAAGCGACAGTAACGCTTACACTGACAGCTTCAGGATTGGGTACTTGCGGTGATGCGGTAGATACGATGATCTTGACGATCAGCGAGAATCCTGCTGCGAATGCGGGCGCTGATGATGAATTGTATAGATGA